The genomic window GCGGCAGGGCCATCACCACCATGTCCGGCGCTTTGGGCGTGACGCTGACGCTGGGGTAGGTCTTGATGCCGAACAGGCTGTCGCGCCCGGGGTTGATCGGATAGACCACGCCGCCGTATTGGTGCTGCAACAGAGTCTTGTACAGACGACCGCCGAATTTCGTCTGGTCTTCGGAGGCACCGATCACGGCCACCGAACGCGGGTTGAGCAGGGTCTTGACCGGCAGGCTGGCAATGCTTGGCGTCACGGTACTGGGAAGCTGGAAGGATGGGGCATCAACGCTTGTGCTGCGCAGCGCGATAGGCCGCGATGCGCTCGCGCAGGCCTGGACGGGCGGCCGAGCGCACCAGGCGGGCGAGATCTTCGGCATCGCCTGCAGATCCACGCCGATCGCCCCCCGCGATGGCGGCGTGGATGGCGCGCTGCGTGACCGGATCGAGCCGGCCGACGCGCGTGCGCAGGTGCTCGCATTCGCCATCGAGGGCTTGCGCGTCGATGCGGCGTGTGGCCAGGCCGCTGGCGCAAGCCTGTTCGGCGTCGATCGGCCGGCCCGACTCGATCCAGTCGGCCGCGCGGTGGGGCCCCACCAGGCGCGCGAGGCGGGCGGTGCCCAGCACCAGCCCGAAGCCGGCGCCCGGAAAGGCGAAGCTGGCCTCGCCCACGATCCAGCGTTCGTCGCAGGCGGCGAACAGGTCGGCGCCCGCGCCCATGGTGCGGCCGTGGGCCAACGCCAGCGTGGTGAATGGGGCGCCGTGCACGCCCTGCAGCATCAACTCGACGCGGGTGAAGCGCGCCAGCAGGCTGTCGTCGGTTTCCTGATCAAGTCTGGACAGATCGAAGCCGGTGCAGAAATGCCGGCCGGCGCCGGAGAGCACCAGCAAGCGAAGGGAATCGTCCTGGGCGGCCGTTGCCACCGCCTCGGCCAGGGCATCCACCAGCGCCGCCGACAGTGCGTTGCCTTTGTCCGGCCGGTTCAACTGCAGGTGCAGCACCGGACCGTCGCGCCGGCTCAGCAGCTCGAGTTCGGTGTCGCTCATGCAGCAGGCCTGGCCCACAGGTTGGGCGACAGCGCGTTGGAGTAGCCCGAGACGAAATCCTTCACCGCGCCGGTCTCGGGCACGAACACATGCCGCGCGATGCGGCCGATGTTGCCGCCGTAGAGGTGGATGCTGATGGACACCTCGTCGGCCAGCGCGTTGCGCACCACGTGGATGTCGCCGCGCGTGGGCGAGACGATGTCCAGCTCGCCCGGCAGCAGCGTGGCCTCGGCGCCGTCCAGCGCCAGTTGGCCATCCGCGCCGCGCACGTAGCGCTGCGCGCACTCGCGGCCGCGCAGCATGCCGATGATGCCCCACACGGTGTGGTCGTGCACCGGCGTCTTCTGGCCCGGCCCCCAGACGAAGCTGACCAGCGAGAAGCGGTCCAGCGGATCGCCGTAAAGCAGGTGCTGCTGGTAGTACTGCGGGTGCGAAGCGGCCATGGCGGCGGGCAGCCAGTCGTCGTGCGCGACCAGATCCTTCATCAGCGGCGTGGCACCGTCGATCAGGTGGTCCTCGTCACCCGGATGGGCCTGGGCCAGCCGCGTCATCGCGGCGACGAAGG from Burkholderiaceae bacterium includes these protein-coding regions:
- a CDS encoding cysteine dioxygenase: MTSESRLLTFVAAMTRLAQAHPGDEDHLIDGATPLMKDLVAHDDWLPAAMAASHPQYYQQHLLYGDPLDRFSLVSFVWGPGQKTPVHDHTVWGIIGMLRGRECAQRYVRGADGQLALDGAEATLLPGELDIVSPTRGDIHVVRNALADEVSISIHLYGGNIGRIARHVFVPETGAVKDFVSGYSNALSPNLWARPAA
- a CDS encoding enoyl-CoA hydratase/isomerase family protein — its product is MSDTELELLSRRDGPVLHLQLNRPDKGNALSAALVDALAEAVATAAQDDSLRLLVLSGAGRHFCTGFDLSRLDQETDDSLLARFTRVELMLQGVHGAPFTTLALAHGRTMGAGADLFAACDERWIVGEASFAFPGAGFGLVLGTARLARLVGPHRAADWIESGRPIDAEQACASGLATRRIDAQALDGECEHLRTRVGRLDPVTQRAIHAAIAGGDRRGSAGDAEDLARLVRSAARPGLRERIAAYRAAQHKR